In one window of Ruminococcus hominis DNA:
- a CDS encoding low molecular weight protein-tyrosine-phosphatase: MIKILFVCHGNICRSTMAEYVMKDLVKKFGLEDSFYIDSAATSREEIGNQVHHGTRRKLQKMGIPCGDHRARQMKKSEYDEFDYIIGMDRENRRNMMRILGEDPENKVQLLLDFTDSPRSIADPWYTGNFDITYDDIKEGCEALLQYITEHDMISER; the protein is encoded by the coding sequence ATGATAAAAATACTATTTGTTTGCCACGGCAATATCTGCCGTTCCACTATGGCAGAATATGTTATGAAAGATTTAGTTAAAAAATTCGGTCTGGAGGATTCGTTTTACATTGATTCCGCAGCTACCAGTCGGGAGGAAATCGGCAATCAGGTTCATCATGGAACACGCCGAAAATTACAAAAAATGGGAATCCCTTGTGGAGATCACAGGGCACGTCAGATGAAAAAATCAGAATATGATGAATTTGATTATATCATCGGAATGGATCGTGAGAATAGAAGAAATATGATGCGGATTTTAGGAGAAGATCCAGAGAACAAGGTTCAGTTGCTTTTGGATTTTACAGATTCTCCGAGAAGTATTGCGGATCCATGGTATACAGGTAATTTTGACATTACTTACGATGATATAAAAGAAGGATGCGAAGCCCTTTTGCAATATATTACAGAACATGATATGATAAGTGAGCGTTAG
- a CDS encoding MerR family transcriptional regulator produces MNHTEKTIPVWKKYSLNVSEAAEYYGIGEKRLRQIAGESEGADFILKVGSHIRFKRKLFEDYLDTASTV; encoded by the coding sequence ATGAATCATACAGAAAAAACAATACCTGTTTGGAAGAAATATTCTTTAAATGTTTCCGAAGCAGCAGAATATTACGGAATTGGCGAAAAGAGATTAAGACAGATCGCAGGTGAAAGTGAAGGAGCAGATTTTATTTTGAAAGTAGGTTCTCATATCCGATTCAAAAGGAAATTGTTTGAAGATTATCTAGATACAGCCAGTACAGTTTAA
- a CDS encoding replication initiator protein A, producing MKYEYMKESEQMIQYFQFPKFLLKLRISQNAKFLYMILYDRARISRKNSWIDKYGNVYLIFPIDELSVQIGKCKSSVKTALKELDDEGLLVRRSGGFSKPNHLYVKIPSDEIGLQPVENKAVEKMAVTEPEKQPSSGSKNGCAGVGNVAPSEVTEKYKRNKYHEVNYYYEEGESL from the coding sequence ATGAAATATGAATACATGAAGGAGTCAGAGCAGATGATTCAGTACTTCCAGTTTCCGAAGTTTTTGCTAAAGCTTCGAATTTCTCAAAATGCAAAATTTCTTTATATGATTTTGTATGACCGGGCGCGGATATCAAGAAAGAATAGTTGGATAGACAAGTATGGAAATGTTTATCTGATATTTCCAATAGATGAATTGTCTGTTCAAATCGGCAAATGTAAATCTTCTGTAAAAACAGCATTGAAGGAATTAGATGATGAGGGATTATTGGTTCGCAGGTCTGGTGGATTTTCAAAACCAAATCATTTATATGTAAAAATTCCATCTGATGAGATTGGGCTACAGCCGGTTGAGAATAAAGCGGTTGAAAAGATGGCTGTAACAGAGCCGGAAAAGCAACCATCATCTGGCAGTAAAAATGGTTGTGCAGGAGTCGGAAATGTGGCACCTAGTGAAGTAACTGAGAAATATAAAAGAAATAAATATCATGAAGTAAATTATTACTATGAGGAAGGAGAGAGTTTGTGA
- a CDS encoding ATP-binding protein — translation MREEDTVCVGIDGLQYCKICGEAKETFFPKGGFMGMKKHSRQCACDRKAYEEEQKYFKDKEHRELVSRNTSICFDESRMEEWTFENADMSDTVMHKAKNYVDNWEKMKRNHIGCLFWGPVGTGKSYIAGCIANELLKQEVTVKMTNFNTIIDDIFPLADKTEYINALVSYQLLIIDDLGVERNSEYALGIIFSVIDRRICSGRPLIITTNLPLKEIKSETMLDKRRIYDRILEMCTPMYVGGTSKREVIASMKMEKAKTLLNTNREEECE, via the coding sequence ATGAGAGAAGAAGATACTGTATGTGTAGGCATTGATGGTTTGCAATACTGCAAAATCTGTGGGGAAGCGAAAGAAACATTTTTCCCCAAGGGTGGATTTATGGGGATGAAGAAACATTCCAGGCAATGTGCCTGTGACAGAAAAGCATATGAAGAAGAACAAAAATATTTTAAGGACAAAGAGCACCGGGAATTAGTCAGCAGAAATACGAGCATCTGTTTTGACGAGAGCAGAATGGAAGAGTGGACATTTGAGAATGCAGATATGTCAGATACGGTAATGCATAAGGCAAAAAATTATGTTGATAACTGGGAGAAAATGAAAAGAAATCATATCGGGTGTTTGTTCTGGGGACCGGTTGGTACCGGGAAAAGTTATATTGCCGGGTGTATTGCCAATGAACTTTTAAAGCAGGAAGTAACGGTAAAGATGACAAATTTCAATACCATTATCGATGATATATTTCCACTGGCAGACAAAACGGAATATATCAATGCATTGGTTTCCTATCAGCTTTTGATTATTGATGATCTTGGAGTGGAACGAAATTCAGAATATGCGTTAGGAATTATTTTTAGTGTCATAGACCGCAGAATCTGTTCGGGACGCCCTTTGATCATCACAACCAATCTTCCGCTGAAAGAAATAAAAAGTGAGACCATGTTGGATAAAAGGCGTATCTATGACCGTATTTTAGAAATGTGTACACCAATGTATGTTGGAGGCACAAGTAAACGAGAAGTAATTGCAAGTATGAAAATGGAGAAAGCGAAAACGTTGTTGAATACCAACAGAGAGGAGGAATGCGAATGA